One region of Schistocerca serialis cubense isolate TAMUIC-IGC-003099 unplaced genomic scaffold, iqSchSeri2.2 HiC_scaffold_684, whole genome shotgun sequence genomic DNA includes:
- the LOC126449160 gene encoding translation initiation factor IF-2-like, translated as MEDINIVANVAAVVAASEHALAAASNAPTPAAAPPGYRPLTAVELYVVINRMAKAATASEREAAEKAYRRFMQYDLPAALPGAASEEAKVPPGAPPGVSTQEDTALPEAAPKGAAPPGLAAQTANVLLAPQTVQANQEAAVLPAAPQPIEVIPEANLEQLIQEGEAMEHSLPSRKRPADAIDDDESPACASSVDRIQQKKKPHAPEGATDDRDDNEAAHEDAEGFVVPKRRHTARAKKLEPVQPIGTHNSFSEPPEEETMEAEQQAPQAKKLPAPPPIVLLWKDTFRSLLEKFKERKSPLRKTSSKTRQPQRAVRPASPGEAQPTEPAQDAPERTKAATCSGNGAGGPAQVQCTEARGEHNGPAASPGPSREQSRDAGTTPAPAAAVQRAAAGTPRHENAAAGGQQCADAADAEPATPHDDDGFQKPKRTAGRSPVLHTASPVGTKSSGS; from the exons ATGGAAGACATTAACATCGTTGCGAACGTCGCGGCGGTGGTCGCCGCGTCAGAGCACGCTCTGGCGGCGGCCTCCAATGCCCCGACCCCCGCGGCCGCTCCTCCAGGGTATCGCCCTCTCACAGCAGTCGAGCTGTACGTGGTAATCAACCGCATGGCCAAAGCCGCCACCGCCTCAGAACGCGAGGCCGCAGAAAAGGCTTACAGAAGGTTCATGCAGTATGATCTCCCCGCCGCACTGCCAGGCGCAGCCAGTGAAGAGGCCAAGGTACCGCCGGGAGCCCCGCCAGGCGTGTCCACGCAAGAGGACACTGCACTGCCGGAGGCGGCCCCGAAGGGAGCAGCACCACCAGGCTTGGCTGCTCAAACAGCTAATGTCCTGCTGGCCCCCCAAACGGTACAGGCCAATCAAGAGGCTGCTGTTCTGCCAGCTGCGCCTCAACCGATAGAGGTCATTCCAGAGGCTAACCTGGAACAATTGATCCAGGAGGGAGAGGCCATGGAACACTCATTACCGTCTCGAAAGAGACCTGCAGACGCGATCGACGACGATGAGTCGCCCGCATGCGCATCTTCTGTTGACAggatacaacagaagaagaagcCACACGCGCCAGAGGGCGCCACTGACGACAGAGACGACAACGAGGCCGCCCACGAAGACGCAGAGGGATTTGTCGTCCCAAAACGGCGGCACACGGCGCGGGCAAAGAAGCTCGAACCGGTGCAGCCAATAGGGACGCACAACTCTTTTTCAGAACCACCTGAAGAAGAGACCATGGAAGCGGAGCAGCAGGCACCACAAGCCAAGAAGTTACCTGCCCCCCCGCCAATCGTCCTACTCTGGAAGGACACCTTCAGGTCCTTGTTAGAGAAGTTCAAAGAG CGAAAGTCGCCGCTGAGAAAAACATCGTCAAAGACGAGACAACCTCAGCGCGCGGTAAGACCGGCTAGCCCGGGCGAGGCACAGCCGACCGAGCCAGCGCAGGACGCGCCCGAGCGGACAAAGGCCGCCACGTGCTCAGGTAACGGAGCGGGCGGCCCAGCGCAGGTACAATGCACCGAGGCGCGAGGCGAGCACAATGGCCCGGCCGCGTCACCCGGCCCGTCGCGAGAACAAAGCCGCGACGCAGGTACCACGCCAGCACCGGCGGCCGCCGTGCAGCGCGCTGCTGCGGGCACGCCGCGGCATGAGAATGCAGCGGCGGGCGGGCAGCAGTGCGCGGACGCGGCGGACGCCGAACCTGCCACACCACACGACGATGACGGTTTCCAGAAGCCCAAAAGAACCGCCGGCCGCTCCCCTGTGCTGCACACAGCCTCTCCG GTGGGAACAAAGTCTTCAGGCAGCTGA